A part of Papaver somniferum cultivar HN1 unplaced genomic scaffold, ASM357369v1 unplaced-scaffold_118, whole genome shotgun sequence genomic DNA contains:
- the LOC113330472 gene encoding mucin-7-like codes for MEGEKKSLRPSFAVTNIKSLIPVILDIKQDEYSSWVFLFELHLQAHRLLFLIDGSQKPVDVDAETEKQLDTLCRQWIFATMTKDLMLTVLKKEKIAKEIWDHLKTLFQDNKGSRAANIESKFVNLKFSDCASVDDYCEKLKSLSNRLHDLDFPTNDKRLVIQLVNGFPEEYASFVQQSMPTFDGTRSQLHIEEIRRAQYSIVPSPNALAVAASPMDCNNYRSHHQNSGKQGHKSQSTDKRPRSGPTTSPSANPPLLPTPSGFRLTSNANFHNNQPRGRSPGNGHGQAYLAPTTELIQPTDIAEAYSSMHLQQPDDAFYMDTGTTSHLTADSDLPTNTSCNIESSPSLIHPSYNLSYPSIHPPPTVNQAFTLQPTATLPGPYTPPHRRSTLPSATSVPPTSPVPTCTGPSRTPTYVTVPTSPTPTTDHTPATIPPPSPPSPSVPTAPTPTTTPSCPVTRASRGIYRPIHRLNLHVQHYDISPKSSLSFVFS; via the exons atgGAAGGAGAAAAGAAATCTCTTCGCCCGTCTTTCGCCGTCACAAACATCAAAAGCCTAATCCCTGTTATCTTAGATATCAAACAAGATGAATACTCGTCATGGGTTTTTCTCTTTGAACTTCATCTCCAAGCACATCGACTACTCTTCCTAATTGATGGATCGCAAAAACCTGTagatgttgatgccgaaactGAAAAGCAGTTGGATACTCTATGCCGTCAATGGATCTTCGCTACCATGACTAAGGATTTAATGCTCACCGttctaaagaaagaaaaaattgcaAAGGAGATTTGGGATCACCTTAAAACACTTTTTCAAGATAACAAAGGCAGCCGTGCTGCAAATATTGAGAGTAAGTTTGTGAACCTTAAATTTTCTGATTGTGCTAGTGTTGATGATTATTGTGAAAAGCTCAAATCTCTGTCCAATCGATTGCATGATCTTGATTTTCCTACGAATGATAAACGTCTCGTAATCCAACTGGTGAATGGTTTTCCGGAGGAATACGCCTCTTTTGTACAACAGTCCATGCCTACCTTTGATGGTACACGCTCTCAACTCCATATTGAGGAAATCAGACGTGCACAATATTCTATTGTACCTTCTCCAAATGCCCTAGCTGTTGCTGCTTCTCCAATGGATTGTAATAACTATCGTTCTCATCATCAGAACTCTGGCAAACAAGGACACAAATCTCAGTCCACTGACAAGCGTCCTAGATCTGGCCCAACTACCTCTCCATCTGCGAACCCGCCACTGCTGCCGACACCATCTGGTTTTCGTCT GACATCCAATGCCAACTTCCACAATAACCAACCACGTGGTCGTTCCCCTGGAAATGGTCATGGCCAAGCATACCTTGCTCCTACAACTGAGTTAATACAACCCACTGACATAGCTGAGGCGTATAGCTCCATGCATTTACAACAACCTGATGATGCCTTCTACATGGACACCGGTACTACTTCGCATCTTACTGCTGATTCAG ATCTTCCTACAAATACTTCTTGTAATATTGAGTCTTCTCCTTCTCTCATTCATCCTTCCTATAATCTCTCATACCCATCAATACATCCTCCCCCTACTGTCAACCAAGCATTTACTCTCCAACCTACTGCAACACTTCCTGGACCATACACTCCACCTCACCGTCGGTCCACCCTCCCCTCTGCTACGTCAGTCCCACCCACCTCACCAGTCCCTACCTGTACTGGTCCCTCTCGTACACCAACATATGTAACCGTCCCTACATCCCCTACACCCACTACAGATCATACACCCGCTACTATCCCTCCACCCTCACCACCTTCTCCTTCCGTCCCTACTGCTCCTACACCCACTACAACACCTTCATGTCCTGTTACTCGAGCATCCCGTGGCATTTATCGACCAATCCACCGTCTCAATCTCCATGTCCAACATTACGACATATCTCCCAAATCCTCGCTCTCATTTGTTTTCTCTTAG